A window of Torulaspora globosa chromosome 8, complete sequence contains these coding sequences:
- the RPL3 gene encoding 60S ribosomal protein uL3 (ancestral locus Anc_5.664) has protein sequence MSHRKYEAPRHGHLGFLPRKRATSIRGRVKSFPKDDKSKPVALTSFLGYKAGMTTIVRDLDRPGSKFHKREIVEAVSVVDTPPIVVVGVVGYVETPRGLRSLTTVWAEHLSDEIKRRFYKNWYKSKKKAFTKYSGKYAQDGALVERELARIKKYATVVRVLAHTQIRKTPLAQKKAHLAEIQLNGGSISEKVDWAREHFEKTVSVDSVFEQNETIDVVAVTKGHGFEGVTHRWGTKRLPRKTHRGLRKVACIGAWHPAHVMWSVARAGQRGYHHRTSINHKIYRIGKGDDEANASTSFDRTKKTITPMGGFVHYGEVKNDFVMVKGSIPGTRKRVVTLRKSLYTNTSRKAVEEVNLKWIDTASKFGKGRFQTPAEKHAFMGTLKKDL, from the coding sequence ATGTCTCACAGAAAATACGAAGCACCACGTCACGGTCATTTGGGTTtcttgccaagaaagagagcTACCTCCATTAGAGGTAGAGTCAAGTCCTTCCCAAAGGACGACAAGTCTAAGCCAGTTGCTTTGACTTCTTTCTTGGGTTACAAGGCTGGTATGACTACAATTGTCAGAGACTTGGACAGACCAGGTTCCAAGTTCCACAAGCGTGAAATCGTTGAAGCCGTCTCTGTTGTCGACACTCCACCAATTGTTGTTGTTGGTGTCGTTGGTTACGTCGAGACCCCAAGAGGTTTGAGATCTTTGACCACCGTGTGGGCTGAGCACTTGTctgatgagatcaagagaagatttTACAAGAACTGGTACAAGtctaagaagaaggctttcACCAAGTACTCTGGTAAATACGCTCAAGATGGTGCTCTTGTCGAGAGAGAGTTGGCCAGAATCAAGAAGTACGCTACTGTCGTCAGAGTCTTGGCTCACACTCAAATCAGAAAGACTCCATTGGCTCAAAAGAAGGCTCACTTGGCTGAGATTCAATTGAACGGTGGTTCTATCTCCGAGAAGGTTGACTGGGCTCGTGAACACTTCGAGAAGACCGTTTCCGTGGACTCTGTCTTCGAGCAAAACGAAACGATCGATGTTGTCGCTGTCACCAAGGGTCACGGTTTCGAAGGTGTTACCCACAGATGGGGTACCAAGAGACTACCAAGAAAGACCCACAGAGGTTTGAGAAAGGTTGCTTGTATTGGTGCTTGGCATCCAGCCCACGTTATGTGGTCCGTTGCTAGAGCTGGTCAAAGAGGTTACCACCACAGAACTTCTATCAACCACAAGATCTACAGAATCGGTAAGGGCGATGATGAGGCCAACGCTTCCACTTCTTTCGACAGAACCAAGAAGACCATCACCCCAATGGGTGGTTTCGTCCACTACGGTGAAGTCAAGAACGACTTCGTCATGGTTAAGGGTTCTATCCCAGGTACCAGAAAGAGAGTCGTGACTTTGAGAAAGTCTTTGTACACCAACACCTCCAGAAAGGCTGTCGAAGAGGTCAACTTGAAATGGATTGACACTGCTTCCAAGTTCGGTAAGGGTAGATTCCAAACCCCTGCTGAGAAGCACGCCTTCATGGgtactttgaagaaggactTGTAA
- the AIM29 gene encoding Aim29p (ancestral locus Anc_5.659), which translates to MVDCDIEEPLTSGSKPLTSSTLTIRVVKSFPYRNVKNMVLQNYDLQSKTARDLLDDCLERINKEGAFRPFRNVNYNRLKIYTHAHGSKTVNLVINFDHDEDWVLDLQNNDKKLCQYGIENETEITLFNLEDYLKFKANPEEKWL; encoded by the coding sequence ATGGTTGACTGTGACATTGAAGAACCTTTAACCTCGGGCAGTAAACCTTTGACCAGTTCTACTCTAACGATCAGAGTCGTCAAGTCTTTTCCGTACAGAAACGTAAAGAACATGGTTTTGCAAAACTATGATTTACAGAGCAAAACCGCCAGAGATCTGTTGGACGACTGTCTGGAACGAATTAACAAGGAGGGAGCTTTTAGGCCATTTCGCAATGTTAACTATAACCGCTTGAAGATATATACACATGCCCACGGATCGAAAACGGTCAATTTGGTGATAAACTTTGATCATGACGAGGACTGGGTGCTGGATTTACAAAATAACGACAAGAAACTTTGCCAGTATGGTATAGAAAATGAAACTGAAATCACACTTTTCAACCTGGAAGATTACCTTAAATTCAAAGCGAATCCGGAAGAAAAATGGTTGTAA
- the MSA1 gene encoding Msa1p (ancestral locus Anc_5.668) yields MEKPARKRGRPPITKEYSNPLESPMAHSSIKVQKLGAQSFSRPMMKVGQTTPSPRKRRRSSSYGVSCHNDSSRSATGSTAKRGRYRGVLLTTPTKKTSTNRSATASSTPSSTDSIFQSSSKMSLKSSPPVPIWSSHEEKGASDAFQQFKFALTIGENGRATIAGSSPNTSPGKAEVEHKVSEVSQSQKAQSGISATEKNRVLSLLRQMRNTTATTGKNKSSDASNTFECVKKTARETNEKANMVDSPSTMLKSPQPPSTPRVSFAVKTGFTPNAGLDQVLLDIVSTPKAGLFSGGDSNLTGLGQSTNIITFSPKNRTPIRGSSLLQHQRPRIGGQNEEQRDKQEAQRQQYVFKFLSADPLLLTDDAEASWSEMNYSQSQPSHQQVCFNTPPSWVNWGSPRAFTPQRQDSTGLSICQSRRVGSTAKERSTRQTSQEAEEPPPSIGHQGSVPMIKKPTPAGNDTLPAIPTTPRSKGIPISAMIECTPLIQQTMNGSLTARFVPGLLTGEATTDTIKDSIKLATTSPEQEDARAALQKLIAEK; encoded by the coding sequence ATGGAGAAACCggcaagaaagagaggtAGACCACCAATTACGAAGGAGTATAGCAATCCCTTGGAGAGTCCAATGGCGCATTCGTCTATAAAAGTTCAAAAGTTGGGGGCtcagagcttttcaagGCCTATGATGAAAGTTGGTCAGACGACACCGTcgccaaggaagagaagaagaagcagtaGCTATGGCGTTTCTTGCCATAATGACTCGAGTCGCTCTGCAACTGGTTCGACAGCTAAGAGAGGAAGATATCGCGGTGTTTTGTTGACGACGCCGACTAAGAAAACTAGCACTAATCGGTCTGCGACAGCCAGCTCTACTCCGTCATCCACGGACAGCATCTTTCAGtcatcatcaaaaatgTCGCTTAAGAGTTCACCGCCCGTTCCTATTTGGAGTTCTCATGAGGAGAAGGGTGCCAGCGATGCATTCCAACAGTTCAAATTTGCATTGACCATAGGCGAAAACGGGAGAGCTACAATCGCTGGCTCTTCGCCAAACACTTCACCTGGCAAGGCCGAAGTGGAGCACAAAGTTAGTGAAGTATCGCAGAGTCAAAAGGCGCAAAGCGGTATATCCGCCACGGAGAAGAATCGTGTTTTGAGCTTGCTGAGGCAGATGAGAAATACTACTGCTACAACTGGGAAAAATAAGAGTAGTGACGCCTCCAACACGTTCGAGTGTGTCAAGAAAACGGCGCGAGAAACAAATGAGAAAGCGAATATGGTAGATAGCCCAAGTACTATGTTGAAGTCCCCGCAGCCGCCCTCGACACCGAGAGTATCCTTTGCCGTGAAAACGGGTTTTACACCAAATGCTGGTCTTGATCAAGTCTTGCTCGATATCGTCTCCACACCCAAAGCTGGTCTTTTTAGTGGTGGTGACAGCAATCTGACGGGTTTAGGTCAGTCGACCAATATCATTACGTTCTCTCCCAAAAATCGGACGCCAATAAGAGGTTCCAGCCTTTTGCAACACCAGAGACCGAGGATTGGTGGCCAAAACGAGGAGCAACGGGATAAGCAAGAAGCTCAACGGCAACAGTATGTCTTCAAGTTTTTAAGTGCCGATCCCTTGCTTCTAACAGATGATGCTGAAGCCAGCTGGTCCGAAATGAACTACAGCCAGTCACAACCGTCGCATCAACAAGTATGCTTCAATACGCCGCCTTCGTGGGTCAACTGGGGATCACCTCGGGCCTTTACACCGCAAAGACAAGATTCGACTGGTTTATCCATATGTCAAAGCCGTAGAGTTGGCTCAACAGCTAAAGAACGCTCAACGAGACAGACTTCTCAGGAGGCTGAAGAACCTCCTCCATCAATCGGACACCAAGGTTCAGTCCcgatgatcaagaagcCGACGCCAGCAGGGAATGATACACTTCCCGCCATTCCTACCACTCCTAGATCTAAAGGGATACCAATCTCTGCAATGATTGAGTGCACGCCACTCATCCAACAGACTATGAACGGTTCTCTTACCGCAAGATTTGTCCCCGGGTTACTCACTGGTGAGGCGACCACGGACACTATCAAGGATTCGATCAAATTAGCGACTACCAGCCCGGAACAAGAGGATGCTAGAGCTGCCTTGCAGAAATTGATTGCTGAGAAATAA
- the YNG1 gene encoding Yng1p (ancestral locus Anc_5.665) gives MDVRYSFLNTLEHYPCELIRGLWTLQSLDLQRTDAGVSHERDRWLAMHMQSQSELLERLADEQIRALKSHRSQLIELQGVRKRCEAARRRQRRQMQHKTDKLTIKLSLNSSKKSKRNVAEAPKVQNVKSAEEEPEQTYCFCNNVSYGAMIACDNELCPREWFHYGCVGITKPPKGKWYCSAECRKQA, from the coding sequence ATGGACGTCAGATACAGCTTTCTGAATACGCTAGAACACTACCCGTGTGAGCTTATACGAGGGCTGTGGACGCTTCAGTCGCTagatcttcaaagaacAGATGCTGGAGTGTCCCACGAACGAGACCGATGGCTGGCGATGCACATGCAGAGCCAGTCGGAGCTACTGGAGAGACTTGCAGATGAGCAAATAAGGGCATTGAAGAGCCATAGAAGCCAGCTGATTGAACTGCAGGGAGTACGAAAGAGGTGCGAGGCTGCCAGAAGGAGGCAGAGAAGGCAGATGCAGCACAAGACGGACAAATTGACGATAAAGCTGAGTCTTAATAGCAGTAAGAAGAGCAAGCGTAATGTTGCGGAGGCTCCGAAAGTGCAGAATGTGAAAtccgctgaagaagagccGGAACAGACCTATTGCTTTTGTAACAACGTGTCATACGGTGCGATGATTGCGTGCGATAACGAACTATGTCCCAGGGAGTGGTTCCATTACGGCTGCGTTGGCATAACGAAGCCACCCAAGGGGAAGTGGTACTGCAGCGCCGAGTGCCGAAAACAAGCGTAA
- the CKA2 gene encoding casein kinase 2 catalytic subunit CKA2 (ancestral locus Anc_5.662), which translates to MPLPPSSLNQKSSRVYSVARVYKDACEKRPQEYWDYEQGVTIEWGKISNYEIVSKIGRGKYSEVFSGKSVLNNQPCVIKVLKPVKMKKIYRELKILTNLTGGPNVIGLLDIVQDPGSKIPALIFEEVKNVDFRALYPTFKLSDIQYYFTQLLIALDYCHSMGIMHRDVKPQNVMIDPSERKLRLIDWGLAEFYHPGVDYNVRVASRYHKGPELLVNLNQYDYSLDLWSVGCMLAAIVFKKEPFFKGSTNADQLVKIAAVLGTKQLLGYLNKYGLKLPSEYDNIMRDFTPKPWSHFITGETKLAVPEIVDLIDNLLRYDHQERLTAKEAMNHKFFKAEFE; encoded by the coding sequence ATGCCGTTGCCTCCATCGTCGTTGAACCAAAAGTCCAGTCGGGTGTATTCGGTGGCCAGGGTATACAAGGATGCTTGCGAAAAAAGGCCTCAGGAGTATTGGGATTATGAGCAAGGAGTCACAATTGAATGGGggaagatttcaaattACGAGATTGTCAGCAAGATCGGCCGAGGGAAGTATTCGGAAGTTTTCAGTGGGAAGAGCGTGTTAAATAACCAGCCTTGTGTGATCAAGGTGTTGAAACCGgtcaagatgaagaagatttacCGAGAGCTGAAGATACTGACCAATTTGACCGGCGGTCCCAACGTTATCGGGCTGTTAGATATTGTTCAGGATCCGGGCTCCAAGATACCGGCGttgatctttgaagaggtGAAAAATGTGGACTTCAGAGCGCTGTACCCGACTTTCAAGCTGAGTGACATCCAGTACTATTTCACACAGTTGCTTATTGCGTTGGATTATTGCCACTCCATGGGCATCATGCATAGAGATGTCAAGCCACAAAACGTCATGATAGATCCAAGCGAGAGGAAGCTGAGGTTGATCGATTGGGGTCTGGCGGAATTTTACCACCCGGGGGTCGATTATAATGTGAGAGTGGCTTCGAGATATCACAAGGGTCCCGAGCTGCTGGTTAACTTGAACCAATACGACTACTCTCTAGATCTTTGGTCCGTGGGCTGTATGCTTGCAGCGATAGTGTTTAAAAAGGagcctttcttcaagggCTCAACAAACGCAGATCAACTGGTCAAGATCGCTGCCGTGTTAGGTACAAAACAGCTGCTGGGCTATCTGAATAAATATGGATTGAAATTACCGTCCGAATACGATAATATCATGAGGGATTTTACTCCTAAACCCTGGAGTCATTTCATAACGGGAGAAACCAAATTAGCTGTCCCTGAGATCGTGGACTTGATCGATAATTTATTGAGATACGATCATCAGGAGAGACTAACGGCTAAGGAAGCTATGAATCAtaaattcttcaaggcaGAATTTGAGTAA
- the ECM4 gene encoding S-glutathionyl-(chloro)hydroquinone reductase (ancestral locus Anc_5.667) — translation MSKKWADDESGAFKRQVSSFQETISASHPVFKPAKNRYWLYVSLACPWAHRTLITRCLKGLTSVIGVSVVHWHLDDKGWRLLPGDKAADSAKDPRFYQPAGGINGASRDHSGPHGEILNESSRLFEDGSFDPINHFERLSQLYYKQDPNYSARFTVPVLWDTETQKIVSNESAQIIRTLNSGVFDEFVDEKFRGVNLVPSELEAAIDEFNGWVYDNINNGVYKAGFAENPVVYEKEVTNVFKHLDRVEAILKEKYDNLVSQYGRDDLKSILAKYYTVGNQLTEADVRLYTTIVRFDPVYVQHFKCNFTTIRDGYPHINLWLKNLYWNHDAFKLTTDFDHIKLHYTRSHVRINPLGITPLGPKPDIGTL, via the coding sequence ATGTCGAAGAAGTGGGCAGACGACGAAAGTGGGGCCTTTAAAAGGCAAGTTTCCTCGTTTCAGGAAACAATCTCAGCCAGTCATCCAGTGTTCAAACCTGCAAAAAACAGATACTGGTTGTACGTCTCATTGGCCTGTCCTTGGGCTCACAGGACGTTGATAACAAGATGCTTGAAGGGTTTGACCTCAGTCATTGGTGTAAGCGTTGTTCACTGGCATTTGGACGACAAGGGATGGAGGTTGCTACCTGGTGATAAAGCTGCCGACAGCGCAAAGGACCCTAGATTTTATCAGCCAGCAGGCGGAATCAACGGCGCAAGCCGCGATCATTCAGGACCCCATGGCGAGATCCTGAATGAGAGCTCAAGATTGTTTGAAGACGGCTCGTTTGACCCCATCAACCACTTTGAGCGATTGAGCCAGCTCTATTACAAGCAGGACCCAAACTATTCTGCCAGGTTCACAGTGCCCGTCCTATGGGATACGGAAACTCAGAAGATCGTCTCCAATGAAAGTGCCCAGATCATCAGGACTCTCAACAGCGGTGTGTTCGACGAGTTTGTTGACGAGAAGTTTAGAGGCGTGAACTTGGTACCATCTGAATTGGAGGCTGCCATCGATGAATTCAACGGTTGGGTGTACGACAACATCAACAACGGTGTTTACAAAGCCGGGTTCGCCGAGAATCCTGTCGTCTATGAGAAGGAGGTGACCAATGTCTTCAAGCATTTGGACAGGGTAGAGGCTatcttgaaggaaaaatACGATAACCTTGTGTCCCAGTACGGTCGTGACGACTTGAAGAGTATTCTAGCAAAATACTACACCGTGGGAAACCAGTTAACGGAGGCTGATGTGAGACTCTACACGACCATCGTCAGATTTGATCCAGTCTATGTGCAGCACTTTAAGTGTAACTTCACCACCATCAGAGACGGTTATCCACACATAAACCTGTGGCTCAAGAACCTGTACTGGAACCACGACGCCTTCAAATTGACCACTGATTTCGATCACATCAAGCTACACTACACCCGCTCTCATGTGAGAATCAATCCTTTAGGTATTACGCCCCTAGGTCCAAAGCCCGATATCGGAACGTTATAG
- the SLD7 gene encoding Sld7p (ancestral locus Anc_5.661): protein MLTQIATLRFTLGSNYDNIVIRDVQLWREGRSCDQPVRHLTGTLLQYVDLDKLPVWVTGSGTVATCFTASSTAVAYFTSKLRRERRGIVVQTGDEFLILHREKDQVRCLEVDLVAKARIDSQINALEAAAAAPTAAKDDNIDVVLRQSQERKSFSNEKVLKKLHASEKRSQFNQTLSKLILGGLRLRGIPNSQSGFQKLYKMTFSAAEFSHRKQLQALAGNTGAEIPFEELQATVETLLELFTRF from the coding sequence ATGTTGACGCAGATTGCAACGCTGCGGTTCACTTTGGGTAGCAACTATGACAACATTGTGATTCGTGACGTTCAATTGTGGCGGGAGGGCCGTTCGTGCGACCAGCCGGTGCGACATCTTACGGGTACTCTTCTCCAGTACGTGGATCTCGACAAGCTGCCAGTGTGGGTCACTGGCAGCGGGACTGTAGCCACCTGTTTCACTGCCAGCTCGACAGCGGTAGCATACTTTACCAGCAAGTTAAGACGCGAGAGACGCGGGATCGTGGTACAAACAGGCGACGAGTTTCTCATACTGCATCGGGAGAAGGATCAAGTGCGATGTCTGGAGGTCGATTTGGTCGCTAAAGCAAGAATTGACTCGCAGATCAATGCTCTCGAGGCGGCTGCGGCCGCGCCGACCGCGGCCAAGGACGATAACATAGACGTGGTGCTGCGGCAGTCGcaagagagaaagagcttcagCAACGAAAAGGttctgaaaaagctgcatGCGAGCGAGAAGAGATCACAGTTCAACCAGACGCTGTCGAAACTGATCCTGGGCGGGCTGCGACTGCGAGGCATACCCAACTCGCAGTCCGGATTCCAAAAGCTGTACAAAATGACCTTCAGCGCGGCGGAGTTCTCTCACAGGAAACAACTGCAGGCATTGGCGGGCAACACGGGCGCAGAGATACCATTCGAAGAGCTCCAGGCAACGGTAGAGACGCTGCTTGAACTGTTCACCAGATTCTGA
- the LPL1 gene encoding putative hydrolase (ancestral locus Anc_5.660) — MGSGKHLVVFIHGLWGNYKHMNSLNTVFERVLEGKQEFVFLTPRQNAMFKTFDGIEIVGYRTLLEICQFIGTFKDEPITKISIVGYSMGGLIARFVIGKMYGEFGKVFRDIEPQIFLTMATPHLGVEFYNLQKSTLKGIFQAVIRSLGSSILGKTGREMFITNSSNDVLVKLTQGEFLDGLSKFKWRAVVANVKNDRTVAFYTSFITDCDPFLATNNDVKYIFEDKVPGSHYSRTTPRIISMDRLDPELKRPKPKRDFSRWFKVLPLIALFITLILPVMFCLNILATIYSSIVTWRYRKLLQEGKLPLLIHNKLGLNDALKEYATDIYGSLMNEEDAEVNDDESQDDIYANGGEEHVPWKEFIDKYSRVWSNTEQFPKLPLDENRRTMLKNLDTLDWIRVPIYIKSANAHGGIVARKGLDDDVPDTSVACLEFTAQLAQYLLAHCN; from the coding sequence ATGGGGTCGGGCAAACATCTCGTTGTGTTTATCCATGGTTTGTGGGGCAACTATAAGCATATGAACTCTCTGAACACGGTGTTCGAGAGAGTTCTTGAAGGTAAACAGGAGTTTGTCTTTCTGACTCCCAGACAGAATGCTATGTTCAAGACGTTCGATGGGATTGAAATCGTGGGTTATAGAACACTCTTGGAGATCTGCCAATTTATTGGCACGTTCAAGGATGAGCCTATCACCAAGATCAGCATTGTAGGTTATTCGATGGGTGGACTTATAGCTCGGTTTGTTATCGGCAAGATGTACGGTGAGTTTGGGAAGGTTTTCAGAGACATCGAGCCGCAGATCTTTCTCACCATGGCTACGCCGCATCTGGGAGTGGAATTTTacaatcttcaaaaatcgACTCTGAAAGGAATTTTCCAGGCGGTGATCAGAAGCCTGGGCTCCAGTATCTTGGGAAAAACAGGTAGAGAGATGTTCATTACCAACTCAAGTAACGATGTTTTGGTTAAATTGACGCAAGGTGAGTTTTTGGACGGTCTGTCGAAGTTTAAGTGGAGGGCCGTGGTGGCTAATGTGAAGAACGATAGGACAGTTGCATTCTACACTTCTTTTATCACGGACTGCGATCCCTTCCTTGCCACTAACAACGATGTCAAGTATATCTTCGAAGACAAGGTGCCAGGGTCCCACTATTCCAGGACCACTCCGCGGATCATTAGCATGGATCGGCTTGACCCGGAATTGAAAAGACCGAAACCGAAAAGAGACTTTTCAAGGTGGTTCAAGGTCTTGCCACTCATAGCCCTGTTCATCACGCTCATCCTTCCCGTAATGTTTTGTTTGAATATACTGGCAACCATTTATAGCAGCATCGTGACTTGGCGTTACagaaagctgctgcaggaagGTAAGCTGCCACTCTTAATTCACAACAAGTTAGGATTGAATgacgctttgaaagaatatGCCACAGATATCTATGGGTCACTGAtgaacgaagaagacgcTGAAGTGAATGATGATGAGTCGCAGGACGATATTTACGCCAATGGCGGAGAGGAGCATGTCCCGTGGAAGGAATTCATCGACAAGTATTCAAGAGTTTGGTCAAATACAGAACAGTTTCCCAAATTGCCGCTTGACGAGAATCGGAGAACAATGCTAAAAAATTTAGACACACTAGATTGGATAAGGGTTCCCATCTATATCAAATCTGCTAACGCTCATGGCGGAATCGTGGCCAGGAAGGGGCTCGATGATGACGTTCCGGACACGAGCGTCGCATGTTTAGAATTCACGGCCCAACTAGCACAGTATCTCTTGGCTCATTGCAATTGA
- the CYT1 gene encoding ubiquinol--cytochrome-c reductase catalytic subunit CYT1 (ancestral locus Anc_5.666) encodes MFSQFSKRVAQRGFSTATGLKAGSSLSKKFLVGGAIVGGVGASTMLYADSLTAEAMTAAEHGLHAPAYGWPQNGPFETFDHASIRRGYQVYREVCAACHSLDRVAWRTLVGVSHTNNEVRDMAAEFEYDDEPDEQGNPKKRPGKLADYIPGPYPNEQAARAANQGALPPDLSLIVKARHGGADYIFSLLTGYPEEPPAGVVLPPGANYNPYFPGGSIAMARVLFDDLVEYEDGTPATTSQMAKDVTTFLHWCAEPEHDERKRLGLKAIIILSSLYLLSVWVKKFKWAAIKNRKFVFNPPTKK; translated from the coding sequence ATGTTTTCACAGTTTTCGAAACGTGTAGCCCAGAGAGGGTTTTCCACTGCTACTGGCTTGAAAGCTGGTTCgtctttgagcaagaaattTTTGGTTGGTGGTGCGATTGTTGGTGGTGTTGGTGCTTCGACCATGCTTTATGCTGATTCGCTCACTGCTGAGGCTATGACTGCAGCAGAACACGGTTTACACGCGCCAGCGTACGGCTGGCCGCAGAACGGTCCATTTGAAACGTTTGACCATGCTTCTATTAGAAGAGGTTATCAGGTTTACCGTGAAGTGTGTGCCGCGTGCCACTCTCTGGACAGAGTCGCTTGGAGAACTTTGGTTGGTGTGTCGCATACCAACAACGAAGTACGCGATATGGCTGCGGAGTTCGAGTACGACGATGAGCCAGACGAGCAAGGTaatccaaagaagagacCAGGTAAGTTGGCTGACTACATTCCTGGTCCATATCCCAACGAACAGGCAGCTAGGGCTGCCAACCAGGGTGCTTTGCCACCAGATCTATCCTTGATCGTCAAGGCTAGACACGGCGGCGCCGACTAcatcttttctcttttgacCGGCTACCCAGAGGAGCCACCAGCCGGTGTTGTTCTGCCTCCTGGCGCCAACTATAACCCATACTTCCCAGGTGGCTCGATTGCGATGGCCAGGGTGTTGTTTGACGATTTGGTTGAGTACGAGGACGGCACTCCAGCAACCACTTCTCAAATGGCTAAGGATGTTACTACGTTCCTCCACTGGTGTGCTGAGCCCGAACACGAcgaaaggaaaagattgGGTTTGAAAGCCATCATCATACTTTCCTCCCTATACTTGCTATCCGTTTGggtcaagaagttcaagtGGGCTGCTATCAAGAATAGAAAGTTCGTCTTCAACCCACCAACCAAGAAATAA
- a CDS encoding uncharacterized protein (ancestral locus Anc_5.663) produces the protein MASLDDTIISRQNLMLLDNVTNYRKPALDYFHHQFNSDALEMPMTWTLLLKMRKHKLLRLPSCAIENDADYNTYLMRLHHCLWRRWSMEHFKLEKLKIDPLSINWNKETDITVLYGPDLTGVMDEEPETSEDTCSVKGTQVERQCSTDSEEEELIGGGARAYTYSSSVDSHASSIFDDNTCMKMHSNSSTKSLKFSNTVLRRDIDRHGAFQETHIQINDAPEMPRHLRRHRKSHRRHRSRSRRHHDDETYGNGIFADEFISHSAPLNDDELLLEMNICNLRDQELYI, from the coding sequence ATGGCCAGTTTAGACGATACGATAATTTCACGTCAGAATTTGATGTTGCTGGACAACGTCACGAATTATAGAAAACCTGCATTGGATTACTTCCACCACCAGTTCAATAGTGATGCCTTGGAAATGCCCATGACCTGGACGCTACTactgaagatgaggaagcacaagctgctgagattgcCCAGTTGTGCTATTGAGAACGATGCTGATTACAACACTTATTTAATGAGGCTGCATCATTGCTTGTGGAGACGTTGGTCGATGGAGCATTTCAAACTGGAAAAACTGAAGATAGATCCGCTTTCGATAAATTGGAACAAAGAAACTGACATCACCGTGTTATATGGGCCGGACCTTACGGGTGTGATGGACGAAGAACCTGAGACGTCAGAAGATACATGCTCAGTGAAAGGTACTCAAGTAGAGAGGCAGTGCTCAACGGActcagaagaagaagaattaATTGGCGGCGGGGCCCGTGCATACACGTACTCATCGTCCGTTGATTCACATGCATCTTCcatctttgatgataaCACTTGCATGAAAATGCATAGCAATTCGAGTACCAAGTCGTTAAAATTTAGCAATACGGTGCTGAGGAGAGACATCGATCGCCATggagcttttcaagaaacacATATACAGATCAATGACGCTCCAGAGATGCCACGCCACTTGCGTCGCCACAGAAAGAGCCACCGCAGGCATCGTTCTCGTAGTCGCCGCCATCATGACGACGAGACCTACGGCAATGGAATTTTCGCGGATGAATTTATAAGCCACTCAGCGCCGTTAAACgatgatgagctgctgTTGGAGATGAACATTTGCAATTTGCGGGATCAAGAACTTTATATTTAA